One genomic region from Bacilli bacterium encodes:
- a CDS encoding CBS domain-containing protein has protein sequence MTDNNKYSIDNTYRFLRVYAKLEANQRNYNYLDHKYPEQMKLFRHLRNDLAHNSDEDFDYPFIVSDSILAKIEDFNLEISAQAYAYATKVNKIPLITFKTSIRQVFDTLIASDFTYLPILDEKNLVRGIITTDAILKLLIQKDGGVIDINNLGFVEQYMPYFDLKASPDEVFRFIEKRALFYESLALFHQATDDKKILGAVFITQNGTNKEPLLAMMTSNDALRYHL, from the coding sequence ATGACCGATAATAACAAGTACTCAATTGACAATACTTATCGTTTTCTACGCGTTTATGCCAAACTCGAGGCCAATCAACGAAATTATAACTATCTTGACCATAAATATCCGGAACAAATGAAATTATTTCGACACTTGCGAAATGATTTAGCACATAATTCGGACGAAGATTTTGACTACCCATTTATTGTTTCCGATTCTATTCTTGCCAAAATAGAAGATTTTAATTTGGAAATTTCGGCTCAGGCTTATGCCTATGCGACGAAGGTCAATAAAATACCGCTTATTACTTTTAAGACTTCTATTCGGCAAGTTTTCGATACTCTAATTGCCAGCGATTTTACTTACCTCCCAATTTTAGATGAGAAAAATTTAGTCCGAGGCATAATTACAACCGATGCTATTTTAAAGCTTTTAATTCAAAAAGATGGTGGGGTTATCGATATCAACAATTTGGGCTTTGTCGAGCAATATATGCCCTATTTCGATCTGAAGGCAAGTCCGGACGAAGTTTTTCGTTTTATCGAGAAGCGAGCCCTGTTTTATGAATCGCTTGCCCTTTTTCATCAGGCGACGGATGATAAGAAAATTCTCGGTGCGGTTTTTATTACCCAAAACGGGACCAATAAGGAACCATTACTAGCGATGATGACGAGTAATGACGCCTTGCGTTACCATTTGTGA
- a CDS encoding (deoxy)nucleoside triphosphate pyrophosphohydrolase, protein MKRHIEVVAAIIIKEGKIFAACRSYGNKETIDKFEFPGGKVEADETHQMALTREIKEEFSASIEVQSHFMDVDYEYDDFTMTLHAYFALLTSHELVPQEHSSIFWGRASELSKLAFGPADSIIVKALQNKNLAAIGGK, encoded by the coding sequence ATGAAAAGACATATCGAAGTAGTAGCAGCGATAATTATTAAAGAGGGGAAGATTTTTGCTGCTTGTCGGAGTTACGGCAACAAGGAAACCATAGATAAATTTGAATTTCCGGGCGGAAAAGTCGAAGCCGATGAAACCCATCAAATGGCATTGACCCGGGAAATTAAGGAAGAGTTTTCCGCATCCATTGAAGTTCAAAGTCACTTCATGGACGTCGATTACGAGTACGATGATTTTACGATGACACTTCACGCTTATTTTGCTTTATTGACTAGTCATGAGCTTGTGCCTCAGGAGCATTCATCGATTTTTTGGGGAAGGGCATCGGAGTTGAGTAAGCTCGCCTTTGGACCAGCCGATAGTATTATTGTCAAGGCATTACAAAATAAAAATTTGGCAGCAATTGGAGGTAAATAA